A genomic window from Bubalus bubalis isolate 160015118507 breed Murrah chromosome 11, NDDB_SH_1, whole genome shotgun sequence includes:
- the SIX6 gene encoding homeobox protein SIX6, whose product MFQLPILNFSPQQVAGVCETLEESGDVERLGRFLWSLPVAPAACEALNKNESVLRARAIVAFHGGNYRELYHILENHKFTKESHAKLQALWLEAHYQEAEKLRGRPLGPVDKYRVRKKFPLPRTIWDGEQKTHCFKERTRHLLREWYLQDPYPNPSKKRELAQATGLTPTQVGNWFKNRRQRDRAAAAKNRLQQQVLSQGSGRTLRAEEEGTPEVLGAAASPAASLSSKAATSAISITSSDSECDI is encoded by the exons ATGTTCCAGCTGCCTATTTTGAATTTCAGTCCCCAGCAAGTGGCCGGGGTATGCGAGACTCTAGAGGAGAGTGGCGACGTGGAGCGCCTGGGTCGCTTCCTCTGGTCGCTGCCTGTGGCCCCTGCGGCCTGCGAGGCGCTCAACAAGAATGAATCTGTGCTGCGCGCACGAGCCATCGTGGCCTTTCACGGTGGCAACTACCGTGAGCTCTACCATATCCTGGAAAACCACAAGTTCACCAAGGAGTCTCACGCCAAACTGCAGGCGCTGTGGCTCGAAGCTCATTACCAGGAGGCTGAGAAGCTGCGTGGACGGCCCTTGGGGCCGGTGGATAAGTACCGCGTGAGGAAGAAGTTCCCGCTGCCGCGCACCATCTGGGACGGCGAACAGAAGACACACTGCTTCAAGGAGCGCACGCGGCACCTGCTGCGGGAATGGTACCTGCAGGACCCCTACCCCAACCCAAGCAAAAAGCGTGAGCTCGCCCAGGCAACCGGACTGACCCCTACGCAGGTGGGCAACTGGTTCAAAAACCGCCGGCAAAGGGATCGGGCAGCTGCAGCCAAAAACAG ACTTCAGCAGCAGGTCCTGTCGCAGGGGTCCGGCAGGACGCTAAGGGCCGAGGAAGAGGGCACGCCCGAGGTGCTGGGTGCCGCCGCCAGCCCTGCCGCCAGCCTGTCCAGCAAGGCAGCCACTTCGGCCATCTCCATCACTTCCAGTGACAGCGAGTGTGACATCTGA